The Miscanthus floridulus cultivar M001 chromosome 17, ASM1932011v1, whole genome shotgun sequence genome has a window encoding:
- the LOC136515941 gene encoding uncharacterized protein At5g03900, chloroplastic-like, which yields MSWMMKGAVVVSDAMEGNILYRFPSLQRTASSKSGRSREYVGTKWSAMFSGIEKYLEEKPWKFSKANASEKAMVAGLGGLNLFGVIILGNLLKQMTVTPSGLISFAAQLYPLLQIYAGSFFAIPLFRWFLLRKTNNNIRKRNKAREQRAQELVSPDSSLRRKDGFVAFTETL from the exons ATGTCCTGGATGATGAAGGGTGCAGTGGTGGTTTCAGATGCCATGGAG GGCAATATCCTGTATCGATTCCCATCGCTGCAACGTACTGCTTCATCAAAAAGTGGTAGGAGCAGGGAATATGTGGGTACCAAATGGTCAGCAATGTTCAGTGGAATTGAAAAGTACTTAGAGGAGAAACCGTGGAAATTCAG TAAAGCGAATGCATCAGAGAAGGCAATGGTTGCTGGTTTGGGAGGACTCAATCTCTTTGGTGTCATCATTCTTGGAAACTTGTTGAA GCAAATGACAGTGACACCTAGTGGACTAATCTCATTTGCGGCACAGTTATATCCTTTGCTTCAG ATATACGCTGGCTCCTTTTTTGCAATACCTTTATTTAGATGGTTTCTGCTACGCAAGACCAACAATAACATTAGAAAGAGGAATAAGGCCAGAGAACAGCGAGCTCAGGAACTCGTGTCACCAGATTCTTCTCTAAGAAGAAAG GATGGATTTGTAGCATTCACAGAAACCTTATAG
- the LOC136515942 gene encoding transcription factor RF2b-like, whose amino-acid sequence MEGDGRARLPDLRARWASEKARSNPRDPRRPLLLSLPSPGHRHRWARSEVAFRLPNDLGLGGSGGGPDGNAFDEIGSEDDLFSTFMDIEKISSFGPSNRDRDGAAETSSPQRPKHRHSSSVDGSGLFFSPGIGGGAGKDAAASLAEVMEAKKAMTPEQLAELAAIDPKRAKRYCILDRGNPSISLVTITMRQ is encoded by the exons ATGGAAGGCGACGGGCGCGCGAG ACTTCCAGACCTCCGAGCCCGTTGGGCGAGTGAGAAGGCTCGCAGCAACCCGCGAGACCCGCGACGCCCTCTTCTGCTCTCCCTTCCATCGCCGGGCCACCGCCACCGCTGGGCCAGATCTGAGGTTGCCTTCCGCCTCCCGAACGACCTGGGcctcggcggcagcggcggcggccctgACGGCAACGCCTTCGACGAGATCGGCTCCGAGGACGACCTCTTCTCCACCTTCATGGACATCGAGAAGATCTCGTCCTTCGGGCCCTCCAACCGCGACCGCGACGGCGCCGCCGAGACCTCGTCTCCGCAGCGCCCCAAGCACCGCCACAGCAGCTCCGTCGACGGCTCGGGCCTCTTCTTCTCGCCCGgcatcggcggcggcgcggggaagGATGCCGCGGCGTCGCTGGCCGAGGTCATGGAGGCCAAGAAGGCcatgactcccgagcagctggcCGAGCTCGCGGCCATCGATCCCAAGCGCGCCAAGAGGTACTGCATCCTCGATCGCGGCAATCCATCCATTTCTTTAGTTACCATTACCATGCGGCAATAA